Proteins from a genomic interval of Streptomyces sp. NBC_00820:
- the frr gene encoding ribosome recycling factor, whose product MIEETLLEAEEKMEKAVVVAKEDFAAIRTGRAHPAMFNKIVADYYGALTPINQLASFSVPEPRMAVVTPFDKSALRNIEQAIRDSDLGVNPSNDGNIIRVVFPELTEERRRDYIKVAKTKGEDSKVSIRSVRRKAKDAIDKLVKDGEVGEDEGRRAEKELDDTTAKYVAQVDELLKHKEAELLEV is encoded by the coding sequence GTGATCGAAGAGACCCTCCTCGAGGCCGAGGAGAAGATGGAGAAGGCCGTCGTGGTCGCCAAGGAGGACTTCGCCGCGATCCGCACCGGCCGTGCGCACCCGGCGATGTTCAACAAGATCGTGGCTGACTACTACGGTGCCCTGACGCCGATCAACCAGCTGGCCTCGTTCTCCGTGCCGGAGCCGCGCATGGCGGTCGTGACCCCGTTCGACAAGAGCGCGCTGCGCAACATCGAGCAGGCGATCCGCGACTCCGACCTGGGCGTCAACCCCAGCAACGACGGCAACATCATCCGTGTGGTGTTCCCCGAGCTGACCGAGGAGCGCCGCCGCGACTACATCAAGGTCGCCAAGACCAAGGGCGAGGACTCGAAGGTGTCCATCCGCTCGGTGCGCCGCAAGGCCAAGGACGCCATCGACAAGCTGGTCAAGGACGGCGAGGTCGGCGAGGACGAGGGCCGCCGCGCCGAGAAGGAGCTGGACGACACCACGGCGAAGTACGTCGCCCAGGTGGACGAGCTCCTGAAGCACAAGGAAGCGGAGCTCCTCGAAGTCTGA
- a CDS encoding phosphatidate cytidylyltransferase, with the protein MSDSSWGAPPQAGQAGYWGPTAGGPVQGAAPAGPAYDAPEAQQTRPMPIVPDVPAHGGDQDDDRGVGRPSGPSFRDGTSYSTQHASQSFPQTFPQSPSQNPEPMPDAPQQAPAPQKKSAGRDLGSAIGVGVGLGAVIIASLFVVKAVFVGVVAVAVVVGLWELTSRLQERKDIKAPLVPLAVGGAAMVVAGYVRGAEGAWVAMALTALAVLVWRMTEPPEGYLKDVTAGVFAAFYVPFLATFVTMMLTADDGPWRVLTFLLLTVVSDTGAYAVGWRFGRKKLAPRISPGKTREGLLGAVLFAMVAGALCMQFLIDDGRWWQGLLLGLAVAASATLGDLGESMIKRDLGIKDMGTLLPGHGGIMDRLDSLLPTAPVVWLLMVVFVGSA; encoded by the coding sequence ATGAGCGACTCTTCCTGGGGGGCGCCGCCGCAGGCGGGGCAGGCCGGGTACTGGGGGCCCACCGCTGGTGGGCCTGTCCAGGGGGCTGCCCCGGCGGGTCCCGCATACGATGCGCCCGAGGCGCAGCAGACTCGCCCCATGCCCATCGTGCCCGACGTACCCGCTCATGGCGGTGACCAGGACGACGACCGAGGGGTCGGCCGGCCGAGCGGCCCCTCGTTCCGAGACGGGACGTCGTACTCGACGCAGCACGCTTCGCAGAGTTTCCCGCAGACTTTCCCCCAGAGTCCCTCGCAGAATCCGGAGCCCATGCCCGACGCCCCGCAGCAGGCGCCCGCGCCTCAGAAGAAGAGTGCGGGCCGTGACCTGGGCTCCGCCATAGGGGTCGGCGTCGGACTCGGCGCGGTGATCATCGCGTCGCTGTTCGTCGTGAAGGCCGTGTTCGTCGGCGTGGTCGCCGTCGCCGTGGTCGTCGGTCTGTGGGAGCTGACCAGCAGGCTGCAGGAGCGCAAGGACATCAAGGCGCCGCTGGTGCCGCTCGCGGTCGGCGGTGCGGCCATGGTCGTCGCCGGGTACGTGCGCGGTGCCGAGGGCGCGTGGGTGGCGATGGCGCTGACGGCTCTCGCGGTCCTGGTCTGGCGCATGACGGAACCTCCCGAGGGCTACCTCAAGGACGTCACGGCGGGTGTCTTCGCGGCGTTCTACGTGCCCTTCCTTGCCACGTTCGTCACGATGATGCTCACCGCGGACGACGGCCCCTGGCGCGTCCTGACCTTCCTGCTCCTGACGGTGGTCAGCGACACCGGTGCCTACGCCGTCGGCTGGCGCTTCGGCAGGAAGAAGCTCGCCCCGCGCATCAGCCCCGGCAAGACCCGCGAGGGCCTGCTGGGCGCGGTGCTGTTCGCGATGGTCGCGGGCGCGCTGTGCATGCAGTTCCTGATCGACGACGGTCGTTGGTGGCAGGGTCTCCTGCTCGGCCTCGCGGTCGCGGCCAGCGCCACGCTGGGCGACCTCGGCGAGTCCATGATCAAGCGTGACCTGGGCATCAAGGACATGGGTACCTTGCTCCCCGGCCACGGCGGCATCATGGACCGGCTGGACTCCCTGCTGCCTACCGCTCCGGTGGTGTGGCTGCTGATGGTGGTGTTCGTCGGCTCCGCGTGA
- a CDS encoding helix-turn-helix domain-containing protein — protein sequence MRGGSDRGDGISDSQALGPRAKELRRAAGMAQSDLAAAMGRSESWVSQVERGVQPGPEAMSRSPQSAAHGQGYASGGGSAGTGWRGRRSRPRVRWGVRGVLPSRTPSTQAEPSRRGPWRPGRSYSGALHLDAMNHARSTVCGSTAYGTGAGEGCWLRKWAAKACRCPLDYHPRAGPPSSR from the coding sequence GTGCGCGGCGGGTCGGACCGAGGCGACGGCATCTCCGACTCCCAAGCCCTGGGCCCCAGGGCCAAGGAGCTACGCCGCGCCGCTGGCATGGCTCAGAGTGATCTAGCCGCAGCGATGGGGCGCTCGGAGAGCTGGGTTTCGCAGGTCGAAAGAGGGGTTCAACCCGGGCCGGAGGCCATGAGTCGATCACCGCAGAGCGCGGCCCACGGCCAGGGCTATGCCTCCGGCGGGGGATCGGCCGGCACCGGGTGGAGGGGGCGCCGTTCCCGGCCGCGGGTCCGGTGGGGCGTGCGCGGGGTGCTCCCGTCCCGTACGCCATCGACCCAGGCAGAGCCGAGCAGACGCGGCCCATGGCGTCCAGGTCGTTCGTACAGTGGCGCGCTCCACCTGGACGCCATGAACCACGCCCGCTCCACGGTGTGTGGGTCGACGGCGTACGGGACGGGAGCTGGGGAGGGTTGTTGGTTAAGGAAGTGGGCGGCTAAGGCGTGCCGTTGCCCTCTCGATTACCACCCGCGAGCTGGCCCACCGTCATCACGATGA
- a CDS encoding ISAzo13 family transposase, with translation MRIPDETRDQLAIKFGGLFPHLDERQRRLMLGAEARILGHGGIRAVARAAQVSETTVRKGVDELEAGEESLGRVRRAGGGRKKAVDLDPGLRPALLALVEPDERGDPMSPLRWTVKSTRTLAATLTRQGHRVCADTVGDLLREEGFSLQAGAKTLEGKQHPDRDAQFRYINERATEHMVGGQPVISVDAKKKELVGDYKNAGRQWRPEGEPVQVKTHDFPDRQGPGKAIPYGIYDVAANTGWVSVGTDHDTAAFAVASIQRWWQARGRHDYPQATRLLITADAGGSNGYRTRAWKTELAALAAETGLDITVCHMPPGTSKWNKIEHRLFSHISMNWRGRPLTSHDVIVNSIAATTTHTGLKVHAELDPGTYDTGIKVTDSDSDSDIDALPMHRHRFHGDWNYTLHPRPRDTTSAAKKPRPAGGPSPQPCAWRLRNPELTGMPEPMLDELICQLDGKLDELRERGRLQQRGGERIRARGAGAKDKLTTADRVLATVLYLRKIGTRDLLAQLFGVNGSTLTRAVHQVQPLLAEHGCTIPPSTARFRTPADIAAFLANSSPTEIKPAC, from the coding sequence ATGCGCATACCTGACGAGACTCGAGATCAACTCGCCATCAAGTTCGGGGGGTTGTTCCCGCATCTGGACGAGCGGCAGCGGCGGCTGATGCTGGGGGCTGAGGCCCGAATCCTGGGCCACGGCGGTATCCGGGCGGTCGCGCGGGCGGCCCAGGTCAGCGAGACGACGGTTCGCAAGGGGGTGGACGAGTTGGAGGCCGGCGAGGAGTCTTTGGGACGGGTCCGCAGGGCCGGTGGTGGCCGGAAGAAGGCTGTGGACCTTGATCCGGGTCTCCGGCCCGCGCTGCTGGCACTGGTGGAACCTGACGAGCGGGGCGATCCGATGTCGCCATTGCGCTGGACGGTGAAGTCGACCAGGACCCTCGCGGCCACGCTCACCCGCCAGGGGCACAGGGTGTGCGCGGACACGGTCGGAGACCTGCTGCGTGAGGAGGGCTTCAGCCTGCAGGCCGGCGCCAAGACGCTCGAGGGCAAGCAGCATCCGGACCGTGACGCCCAGTTCCGCTACATCAACGAGCGGGCGACAGAGCACATGGTCGGCGGGCAGCCGGTGATCAGCGTGGACGCGAAGAAGAAGGAACTCGTCGGCGACTACAAGAACGCCGGGCGTCAGTGGCGGCCCGAGGGTGAGCCGGTACAGGTCAAGACGCACGACTTCCCGGACCGGCAGGGACCGGGCAAGGCGATCCCATACGGGATCTACGACGTCGCCGCGAACACCGGATGGGTCAGCGTCGGCACTGACCACGACACCGCCGCGTTCGCCGTCGCCTCCATCCAACGCTGGTGGCAGGCCCGTGGCAGACACGACTACCCGCAGGCCACCCGTCTGCTGATCACCGCAGACGCAGGTGGCTCCAACGGCTACCGCACCCGCGCCTGGAAGACTGAACTCGCAGCCCTGGCCGCCGAGACGGGCTTGGACATCACGGTCTGCCACATGCCGCCGGGCACCTCGAAGTGGAACAAGATCGAACACCGGCTGTTCTCCCACATCTCCATGAACTGGCGAGGCCGCCCGCTGACCAGCCACGACGTCATCGTGAACAGCATCGCAGCGACCACCACCCACACCGGGCTGAAAGTCCACGCCGAACTCGACCCGGGCACCTACGACACCGGCATCAAGGTCACCGACAGCGACAGCGACAGCGACATCGACGCCCTGCCCATGCACCGGCACCGCTTCCACGGCGACTGGAACTACACCCTCCATCCACGACCTCGCGACACCACCAGCGCAGCCAAGAAGCCGCGGCCGGCCGGCGGCCCGTCCCCGCAGCCCTGCGCCTGGCGTCTGCGCAACCCGGAGCTGACCGGCATGCCCGAACCGATGCTGGACGAACTCATCTGCCAACTGGACGGAAAGCTGGATGAGTTACGTGAGCGAGGACGGCTTCAGCAGCGAGGAGGTGAACGCATCCGTGCTCGCGGCGCAGGGGCCAAGGACAAGCTGACCACCGCCGACAGAGTCCTGGCCACTGTGCTCTACCTGCGCAAAATCGGCACCCGAGACCTGCTCGCCCAGCTCTTCGGAGTCAACGGCAGCACACTCACCAGAGCCGTTCACCAAGTCCAGCCCCTCCTGGCCGAGCACGGCTGCACCATCCCACCCTCGACAGCCCGGTTCCGCACACCCGCCGACATCGCCGCGTTCCTCGCGAACAGCAGCCCCACAGAGATCAAACCCGCATGTTGA
- a CDS encoding GIY-YIG nuclease family protein yields the protein MVHAALTEPDRLWSAQEVLLRPSPVPAAAGVYGWHFEKAPCPDLDAGRLLYVGIAPRHMANRTSTQNLRKRVRYHYRGNAAGSTLRLTLGCLLGFELRRVGSGKRMTFGKAGEADLSQWMAENARVCWIERDEPWTMESELISQLDLPLNLDQNRRNPFHGRLTAVRSQARQRARELPVSA from the coding sequence GTGGTCCATGCTGCTCTCACCGAACCGGATCGACTGTGGTCGGCGCAGGAGGTCCTGTTGCGTCCCAGCCCGGTGCCGGCGGCGGCCGGGGTCTACGGATGGCACTTCGAGAAGGCTCCTTGTCCAGACCTCGATGCCGGGCGCCTGCTCTACGTCGGTATAGCCCCGCGACACATGGCGAACCGGACCAGCACGCAGAATCTGCGCAAGCGCGTGAGGTATCACTACCGGGGCAATGCGGCCGGATCGACACTCCGCCTCACGCTCGGTTGCCTGCTCGGGTTCGAGTTGCGCCGCGTGGGCAGCGGGAAGCGCATGACCTTCGGCAAGGCCGGGGAAGCAGACCTCAGCCAGTGGATGGCCGAGAATGCCCGAGTGTGCTGGATCGAGCGTGACGAACCGTGGACCATGGAGTCGGAGCTCATCTCTCAACTCGACCTGCCTTTGAACCTCGACCAGAACCGCCGCAACCCGTTCCACGGACGACTCACGGCAGTCAGATCCCAAGCCCGGCAGCGGGCAAGGGAGTTGCCTGTCAGTGCATAG
- the rlmN gene encoding 23S rRNA (adenine(2503)-C(2))-methyltransferase RlmN, translated as MPKPGELTFVAPRGAKKPPRHLADLTPAERKNAVAEIGEKPFRAKQLSQHYFARYAHDPEQWTDIPAGSRDKLREALFPELMSVVRHLSTDQGDTRKTLWRLFDGTLVESVLMRYPDRVTMCISSQAGCGMNCPFCATGQAGLDRNLSTAEIVHQIVDGMRALRDGEVPGGPARLSNIVFMGMGEPLANYNRVTGAIRALTDTAPDGLGLSQRGITVSTVGLVPAIHRFADEGFKCRLAISLHAPDDELRDTLVPVNTRWKVREVLDAGFEYTERSGRRLSIEYALIRDINDQAWRGDRLGRLLRGKSVHVNLIPLNPTPGSKWTASRPEDEKAFVEAIAAHGVPVTVRDTRGQEIDGACGQLAATER; from the coding sequence ATGCCTAAGCCCGGAGAACTCACTTTCGTCGCCCCGCGCGGAGCCAAGAAGCCGCCGCGGCACCTTGCCGACCTCACGCCCGCCGAGCGCAAGAACGCGGTGGCCGAGATCGGCGAGAAGCCGTTCCGTGCCAAGCAGCTCTCGCAGCACTACTTCGCGCGCTACGCGCACGACCCCGAGCAGTGGACCGACATCCCGGCCGGCTCGCGTGACAAGCTGCGCGAGGCGCTGTTCCCGGAGCTGATGTCGGTCGTGCGGCACCTGTCCACCGACCAGGGAGACACCCGCAAGACCCTGTGGCGGCTGTTCGACGGCACGCTCGTCGAGTCGGTCCTGATGCGGTACCCGGACCGGGTCACCATGTGCATCAGCTCGCAGGCCGGATGCGGCATGAACTGCCCGTTCTGCGCGACCGGGCAGGCGGGGCTGGACCGTAACCTGTCGACCGCCGAGATCGTCCACCAGATCGTGGACGGCATGCGGGCGCTGCGGGACGGGGAGGTGCCGGGCGGACCGGCGCGGCTGTCCAACATCGTCTTCATGGGGATGGGCGAGCCCCTCGCGAACTACAACCGGGTCACGGGTGCCATCCGCGCGCTGACCGACACCGCCCCGGACGGCCTCGGGCTCTCGCAGCGCGGTATCACCGTGTCGACGGTCGGCCTCGTGCCCGCCATCCACCGGTTCGCCGACGAGGGCTTCAAGTGCCGCCTGGCGATCTCCCTGCACGCCCCCGACGACGAGCTGCGCGACACCCTCGTCCCCGTGAACACGCGGTGGAAGGTGCGCGAGGTGCTGGACGCCGGGTTCGAGTACACGGAGAGGTCCGGGCGCCGGCTCTCCATCGAGTACGCGCTCATCCGGGACATCAACGACCAGGCCTGGCGCGGCGACCGGCTCGGCCGGCTGCTCCGGGGCAAGTCCGTGCACGTCAACCTCATCCCGCTGAACCCGACGCCGGGCTCCAAGTGGACGGCCTCGCGGCCCGAGGACGAGAAGGCGTTCGTGGAGGCCATCGCCGCCCACGGCGTGCCGGTCACCGTCCGGGACACCCGCGGCCAGGAGATCGACGGGGCCTGTGGTCAGCTCGCGGCCACCGAGCGGTAA
- a CDS encoding thiamine ABC transporter substrate-binding protein, protein MQNKTLVAVAAGLGLVALSACGTTDGKDSGAASKTVTVVSHDSWAVSKNVIKDFEKSSGYKVRVLKDGDAGQAVNKAILTKDHPQGDVLFGVDNTLLSRALDNGLFQPYEAKGLGQVDPAHQLDADKHRVTPVDYGDICVNYDKAYFSAHKLTPPQTFADLAKPAYKNLLVTENAATSSPGLGFLLGSAARFGDTGWQGYWKKLEANGVKVVDGWEQAYYQEFSGSSEGKKAGGDRPLVVSYASSPPAEVIYATKRPSTAPTGVSNGTCFRQTEFAGLLDNARNTKGGKAFIDFLLTREFQQDMPLNMFVYPVVKGAKVPAEFTEYGPAAEKPATMAPAEIAANRDQWVKAWTSLVLK, encoded by the coding sequence GTGCAGAACAAGACCCTCGTGGCCGTGGCGGCAGGGCTCGGCCTCGTCGCGCTGTCCGCGTGCGGAACGACGGACGGCAAGGACTCGGGAGCGGCCTCCAAGACCGTGACTGTCGTCAGCCACGACTCGTGGGCCGTGTCGAAGAACGTCATCAAGGACTTCGAGAAGAGTTCCGGCTACAAGGTCCGCGTCCTGAAGGACGGCGACGCCGGACAGGCCGTCAACAAGGCGATCCTGACCAAGGACCACCCGCAGGGCGACGTCCTCTTCGGCGTCGACAACACCCTGCTCTCCCGCGCCCTCGACAACGGCCTCTTCCAGCCGTACGAGGCCAAGGGACTCGGCCAGGTCGACCCCGCCCACCAGCTCGACGCGGACAAGCACCGCGTCACACCCGTCGACTACGGCGACATCTGCGTCAACTACGACAAGGCGTACTTCAGCGCGCACAAGCTGACCCCGCCGCAGACCTTCGCCGACCTCGCCAAGCCCGCGTACAAGAACCTCCTCGTCACCGAGAACGCCGCCACCTCCTCGCCCGGCCTCGGCTTCCTGCTCGGCAGCGCCGCCCGGTTCGGTGACACGGGCTGGCAGGGCTACTGGAAGAAGCTCGAAGCCAACGGCGTGAAGGTCGTCGACGGCTGGGAGCAGGCCTACTACCAGGAGTTCTCCGGCTCGTCCGAGGGGAAGAAGGCCGGCGGCGACCGGCCGCTCGTGGTGTCGTACGCCTCCTCCCCGCCCGCCGAGGTCATCTACGCCACCAAGCGGCCCAGCACCGCCCCGACCGGCGTGTCGAACGGCACCTGCTTCCGGCAGACCGAGTTCGCCGGCCTGCTGGACAACGCGCGGAACACCAAGGGCGGCAAGGCGTTCATCGACTTCCTGCTGACCAGGGAGTTCCAGCAGGACATGCCGCTGAACATGTTCGTGTACCCGGTGGTGAAGGGCGCGAAGGTGCCGGCCGAGTTCACCGAGTACGGGCCGGCCGCCGAGAAGCCTGCGACCATGGCCCCCGCCGAGATCGCCGCCAACCGCGACCAGTGGGTCAAGGCGTGGACGTCGCTCGTACTGAAGTAG
- a CDS encoding ABC transporter permease, with amino-acid sequence MALPAAFFAVFFAWPVAAIVTRGLRTDGAWRFGRIADVVTQPGIRHVLWFTTWQALASTALTLLLALPAAYVFARLDFPGKRILRAVVTVPFVLPTVVVGSAFLALVGRGGLLDELWGVRLDTTVWAILAAHVFFNYAVVVRTVGGLWAQLDPRQEQAARMLGASAARAWRKITLPALVPAVAAAALMVFLFTFTSFGVVQILGGPTFSTLEVEIYRETSEVFDLATAAVLTLVQFAAVGAILAVHAWTVRRRETALRLVDASGTARRPRGAGQWTLLAGVLLTVALLLVLPLAVLVRRSLDAPGLGYYRALTETDGGTFLMAPLHAVWTSLEYAVAATAIAVLIGGLAAAALARRDAGRLVRGFDALLMLPLGVSAVTVGFGFLIALDKPPLDLRESWILVPLAQALVGAPFVVRTMLPVLRAVDGRLREAAAVLGASPWRVWREVDLPLVRRALLVAAGFAFAVSLGEFGATVFIARPDNPTLPVAVARLLSRPGDLNYGQAMALSTILMVVCAAALLVLERLRTDRTGEF; translated from the coding sequence ATGGCCCTGCCCGCCGCGTTCTTCGCGGTGTTCTTCGCCTGGCCAGTGGCCGCGATCGTGACACGCGGACTGAGGACGGACGGCGCCTGGCGGTTCGGGCGGATCGCGGACGTCGTCACCCAGCCCGGCATCCGGCACGTGCTGTGGTTCACCACCTGGCAGGCCCTCGCCTCCACCGCGCTCACCCTGCTGCTCGCGCTGCCCGCCGCCTACGTCTTCGCCCGGCTCGACTTCCCCGGCAAACGCATCCTGCGGGCCGTGGTCACCGTCCCGTTCGTGCTGCCCACCGTCGTCGTCGGCAGCGCCTTCCTGGCCCTGGTCGGGCGCGGCGGGCTGCTGGACGAGCTGTGGGGCGTACGACTGGACACCACGGTGTGGGCGATCCTCGCGGCGCACGTCTTCTTCAACTACGCCGTCGTCGTGCGCACGGTCGGCGGCCTCTGGGCCCAGCTCGACCCGCGCCAGGAACAGGCCGCCCGGATGCTCGGCGCCTCCGCGGCGCGGGCGTGGCGGAAGATCACCCTGCCCGCGCTCGTCCCGGCGGTGGCCGCCGCGGCGCTGATGGTGTTCCTGTTCACCTTCACCTCCTTCGGCGTGGTGCAGATCCTCGGCGGCCCCACCTTCTCCACCCTCGAAGTGGAGATCTACCGTGAGACCTCCGAGGTCTTCGACCTCGCCACGGCCGCCGTCCTCACCCTCGTGCAGTTCGCCGCGGTCGGCGCGATCCTCGCCGTGCACGCCTGGACGGTACGACGGCGCGAGACCGCCCTGCGCCTGGTGGACGCCTCCGGCACCGCCCGCCGGCCGCGCGGCGCCGGGCAGTGGACGCTGCTCGCCGGGGTCCTCCTCACCGTCGCCCTGCTGCTGGTGCTGCCCCTCGCGGTGCTCGTCCGGCGCTCCCTGGACGCACCGGGTCTCGGCTACTACCGGGCGCTGACCGAGACCGACGGCGGCACCTTCCTCATGGCGCCGCTGCACGCGGTGTGGACCTCGCTGGAGTACGCCGTCGCCGCCACCGCCATCGCCGTACTGATCGGCGGACTCGCCGCCGCCGCGCTGGCCCGCCGGGACGCGGGGCGGCTGGTACGCGGCTTCGACGCCCTGCTGATGCTGCCGCTCGGCGTCTCCGCCGTGACCGTCGGCTTCGGCTTCCTGATCGCGCTGGACAAGCCGCCGCTGGATCTGCGGGAGTCGTGGATCCTGGTGCCGCTCGCCCAGGCGCTGGTCGGTGCCCCCTTCGTCGTACGGACGATGCTGCCCGTGCTGCGTGCGGTGGACGGCCGGCTCCGGGAGGCGGCGGCCGTGCTGGGGGCCTCGCCCTGGCGGGTGTGGCGGGAGGTCGACCTGCCCCTGGTGCGCAGGGCGCTGCTGGTCGCGGCCGGATTCGCGTTCGCCGTGTCGCTCGGCGAGTTCGGCGCGACCGTGTTCATCGCCCGGCCCGACAACCCGACGCTCCCGGTCGCCGTCGCCCGGCTGCTGAGCCGGCCCGGGGACCTCAACTACGGCCAGGCGATGGCCCTTTCCACGATTCTCATGGTGGTGTGCGCGGCCGCGCTGCTCGTCCTGGAGCGCCTGCGCACCGACCGGACGGGGGAGTTCTGA
- a CDS encoding ABC transporter ATP-binding protein, translating into MLLSLRDATVRFGGRPVLDAVGLDVAEHEVVCVLGPSGSGKSTLLRAVAGLQPLHFGRVLLDGRDQAGVPAHRRGVGLMFQDHQLFPQRDVGGNVAFGPRMHGVPKRARDAEVETLLELVGLPGAARRAVAGLSGGEQQRVALARALAPRPRLLMLDEPLGQLDRSLRERLVVELKELFGQLGTTVLAVTHDQGEAFALADRVVVMRDGRIAQSGTPLEVWQRPADEFVARFLGFDNVVPATVADSAARTPWGTLPVPDGSPRGDHPLLVRPAGVRLVGDGEGLPCTVTARTFRGTHVAVRLRPRDGGPHLEAACALRDAPEAGTETGVTFDPAEIVVLGRS; encoded by the coding sequence ATGTTGCTGAGTCTCCGGGACGCGACCGTGCGCTTCGGCGGACGGCCCGTGCTCGACGCGGTCGGCCTGGACGTCGCCGAGCACGAGGTGGTGTGTGTGCTCGGGCCCAGCGGCAGCGGCAAGTCGACCCTGCTCCGGGCCGTGGCCGGCCTGCAGCCGCTCCATTTCGGGCGGGTGCTGCTCGACGGCCGGGACCAGGCCGGCGTGCCCGCGCACCGGCGGGGCGTCGGGCTGATGTTCCAGGACCACCAGCTGTTCCCGCAGCGGGACGTGGGCGGCAACGTGGCCTTCGGGCCGCGCATGCACGGTGTGCCGAAGCGCGCACGGGACGCGGAGGTGGAGACGCTGCTGGAGCTGGTCGGGCTGCCCGGAGCCGCCCGCCGGGCGGTCGCCGGGCTGTCCGGCGGCGAGCAGCAGCGGGTGGCCCTCGCGCGGGCGCTCGCGCCCCGGCCCCGGCTGCTCATGCTGGACGAGCCGCTCGGCCAGCTCGACCGGTCCCTCAGGGAACGGCTCGTGGTCGAACTGAAGGAACTCTTCGGCCAGTTGGGCACGACCGTGCTCGCCGTGACCCACGACCAGGGCGAGGCCTTCGCACTGGCCGACCGGGTGGTGGTGATGCGGGACGGCCGGATCGCCCAGTCCGGGACACCGCTGGAGGTCTGGCAGCGACCCGCGGACGAGTTCGTGGCCCGCTTCCTCGGCTTCGACAACGTGGTCCCGGCGACCGTCGCCGACTCGGCCGCGCGGACCCCCTGGGGCACCCTGCCCGTCCCGGACGGCTCTCCCCGGGGTGATCACCCGCTGCTGGTCCGGCCGGCCGGGGTACGGCTCGTGGGGGACGGCGAGGGCCTGCCCTGCACGGTGACCGCGCGCACCTTCCGGGGCACCCATGTCGCCGTCCGCCTCCGGCCCCGCGACGGCGGCCCGCACCTGGAGGCGGCCTGCGCCCTCCGGGACGCTCCCGAGGCCGGAACCGAGACGGGTGTCACGTTCGACCCGGCGGAAATCGTCGTGCTCGGCCGATCATGA
- a CDS encoding maleylpyruvate isomerase family mycothiol-dependent enzyme yields MTLLAHDRYCDEIAYQVGRLRDVVTSGADLSATVPTCPDWSLEQLVRHVGGALRWVDTLVRARAQENIPREEVPDWAGPEERGDAAALEKWLGEAGESVVAALREAGPDVAVWTWMGLLTTGFWARRMTHETAVHHADAALAAGLPYEIASEVAADALDESLELTLRVLPLRGRDEALREGPARSVHLHATDTGAALDAEWLMEFGAGRLGWRRGHEKATVALRGPLTALLLASYRRLPLDTPGLEVLGDREVLEFWVERVTFG; encoded by the coding sequence ATGACGCTGCTCGCACATGATCGCTATTGCGACGAGATCGCTTACCAGGTCGGCCGGTTGAGGGACGTGGTGACCTCCGGAGCCGACCTGTCCGCCACCGTGCCGACCTGCCCGGACTGGTCGCTGGAACAGCTCGTGCGACACGTGGGCGGCGCCCTGCGCTGGGTGGACACCCTGGTGCGCGCGCGGGCCCAGGAGAACATCCCGCGCGAAGAGGTGCCGGACTGGGCGGGCCCGGAGGAGCGGGGGGACGCGGCGGCACTCGAGAAGTGGCTGGGGGAGGCGGGGGAGTCGGTCGTCGCCGCGCTGCGCGAGGCCGGCCCGGACGTCGCCGTGTGGACCTGGATGGGCCTGCTCACCACCGGCTTCTGGGCCCGCCGGATGACCCACGAGACCGCCGTGCACCACGCCGACGCCGCGCTCGCCGCGGGCCTGCCCTACGAGATCGCGTCCGAGGTGGCCGCCGACGCGCTCGACGAGTCGCTGGAGCTGACCCTCCGGGTGCTGCCTCTGCGGGGCCGGGATGAGGCCCTGCGCGAGGGGCCGGCGCGCTCCGTGCACCTGCATGCCACCGACACGGGCGCGGCCCTGGACGCCGAGTGGCTCATGGAGTTCGGCGCGGGCCGCCTCGGCTGGCGGCGCGGTCACGAGAAGGCGACCGTCGCGCTGCGCGGCCCGCTCACCGCGCTCCTGCTCGCCTCCTACCGGCGCCTCCCGCTGGACACCCCCGGTCTCGAGGTGCTGGGCGACCGCGAGGTGCTGGAGTTCTGGGTGGAGCGGGTCACCTTCGGCTGA